AAAGTTTTGGATTATCTCAAGTCTGACTCTTTTATGTTTGCACCTCTGTTTTCTTCTCAACTCTCTCATTTCCCTTCAGCAGAGTCGTCGTCTTTTGCTCCTACCGGTGAGTACTTTCTTTTAATTCCTCCACAAAGAATATGATATTGTCTGGAATGGGACAGAGGACGTAGTTTTTTCCCTTTGATTTGTGAAATGTGGGGGAGGACGAATTAATTTTTTGAATGTTTGTTCTGTTTCCAGGAATTGAGGAAAGTAAACCTAAGGAGGGAAATGATAAGAAATTGGTTAGCGAAATTGGGGATTATTTGAAGTCTGATACCTACTTGTATTCTCCCTTGGTTATTTCACAACCTTGGGATtcggatgatattcctgctgaaACGGTTCAGGTATCTAAAGGTACAATCTTTCACCTGAAAGTATTCTGTTAACCACACATTCTTAAGCTGATAATGAGATGAAATTTTCATCCTGTGTTAGTGTCAGTATATTACTTAGTACTACTTTTTGAGGTTCAAGTAGTTATCGCGAGTTGATTTCAAACGTTTCTGGTTGTTAGTAAGTATTAGAATAGATTGATAACACGAGAAACTTGACCACCCAAAGGGATGTGTTATCATTCCATGGATGGAGAACAACAACTACATTGGTTGAGTTGTCCTTTGTCCGCGTTAGGGACCTGCATAATTGTCCCTGAAAACACTAATTTTATATACACCAATCACTTGAAACTACCAAATTCTGACCTATTCAATtgccttaacttgatgttttcaTAAGGTTTaacaaagggaaaggaaaaagttttttttttttttttggggtgggggggtgggggggggggggggttgtgaTTTGACTGATATGAAAGATCAGTGATTTTTAACCGTCAAAATGGAAGATAATTAGGATTACAGATTGTTGTCTGGAATTTTCACCCCAGCATATCTCCATTTAATCTTTGTTCTTGGTCATCTTTGTTTGCTGATTAACCATCAgatgactttttttttttgttaaatgtTTCTGTTATGCGGAAGATATAAAGAATTAGATGATTACGTTTTCTGTTAAACTTTTGCTTTTGCTACATATACAAAGCATCTCTCAGATTCTTTCAATTTTATATATTTGATTAGGTCTTCTTTGATAGTGTTTTGACTAATTGCAGAGAGGAGTTGAGAATACTATCTTTGGTGCAAGCAGTATTCACTCACTATCTATTTTTGCGTTTTGTGATTGTGGGTTGGGAAGCATCTTGTTCACATAATTGAATTGCACCTCTTCAATCTCACCATTTAAGGCTATTCTTATTATTTGTTTTCCTATATTGTAGGGCCAGTTCCCATACAAGAACAGATTGTCAAAAAGAGATCTGGTGATGTGATAAAAGGAAGGACTGAAAAAGTAAATGAACCTGGTAGGAAGACGGTAAATGTAGTTCGCAAAGATCAAAACATGGATGGTATTCCTGATGCGAGGAGCACTATGGTCACCCGGACTCGGGTGCGTAGAGAAACTGTGAAGCATATGATTTACCAAAACTGCTGACCTTCATCTGCAAGTTACATCCTCAAGTATGAACCCTCGTCCGACTCTTCTAATTTCTCTTATGTTTCACAATTCCATGCCTTATTTGTATGGTTGTTTGGTTTGATTTAGTCGTTTCTCTTTCCCTTCTATCCTTTAGCGGGAAGGCTTGGCTTGCCCAAGTGCCCTTGGGCTGTCAGGATATTTCATGGCTCTGTCCTTTGATTTTTCATTAGGGTCTACTTTTAGAGAAGACTTTCTCCCTTGGCTTGCCCAAGTATCATCACTTTGGCTATGTTGTTTTGTTCCTCATGATGCCAGATTTCACAATTAttagtaattataaatttttttgttgtttttaaccTGAGCTTGGCTCCAAGTCTAGGAAGACATTACTGTTAAGTGAGTTGGACAAggttcatgttccaattcttagAAGATATCACCTTCAAGGAGTCAGACAAGACAATCTGTAGTTCGATTCTAGGAAGCACCTAATCCTTAGAAGCAGCCGTTTTCCATACTCCTGGGGTAGAGGGCGGTTTTTATATTTGACAGTTTCCTGTAGACTGATCAGTTACCATAATAGGGGCCTCGAGGATTTCTTGGAGCTGAAAGTATAGTCGCAACTTTTGACTTGATCCAAGCTAACCTCAGAAGTACCTAAAAGATGCCTCAACTACCCCTGTTTGCACTGGAGACCTGTACAGAGTTTATATGTTCAATCCTAGCTGTAGTTGGCCTGGTTTCGTGATACTGTAATTCTCCTTTATCGGAATAGAAACAATAGGAACATATATTAGATTGTTGTGGTTGGATACATGGGGAAGTGTGTAGGCTCAAGTGTGTCGCCACCAGTTCAGCCTAGTAGTGGATGTCCAGGTTAATGTTGTTCAAGTGAGACTTTTGGCTTGAAGCATTCAGGGATTGTTAAAGTAGTGGTCTCAGGTTCAATTCCCAGCAGAGGAACACAAAGATAGGTGTTTTCTTCTCATCCACCTAATTCCTGGTGGGAGGTACTAGCTATAGGTAGTAGCTATATTCAAGTGGAATAGTCAAGGTGTGCACAAGCTGTCGAGGACACCACCATCAGAAAATATAATACCGGTATGTCTCCTGCTTTATGTCTTAATCGGTGCAGCATTTTTTCCTTGTGCAGATCACTGGGTTGATCAGCTATGGACTCTGTGATGGACATAAAGATATGGAGTCATTTTGTACGAAGAATCTGTAAAGCAAGCTCTGCTCAGACAGACAGTGGGACGTCTGAGATTTGTCCTTGATTAGTGTAGCAGTTGTTACAGTGAAATAGTAGTTCACAAATGCTCAACAAGGGCTATTTTTAGTCAATAGTGGATTTAGTTGTAGTAAAGAGATGTCGTGATATTCTTATCGAGCAACATGCATGATCGGAATTGGATTGCTTTAATTTGTTGTTCGTCTATCCTCTTCGATATCACACTTCTAACTTGTCTTCTTCTCATCAAGTCGCAATTTTGTACCTTGTGTAGTCTGCAATTCTACTTTTGAGAGCTGTATTAATCATTTCTAGAAAGACATTGGATCCATTTAATATCAATTTACATGCATAATGTTACTGCTGAAATTTATCACCTCTTCTTCTATATATGTGCATATCATTCCACTTTTGCTTTCTCAGGCAGAAGGCTGATAGAAACAGAACCGAGCAAGCGTGTGAGTTGAAGATTTTCTTGTGTAATAGGAGGCAAGCGCTGCTCCTTAACTAATCTGACTCAAGATAGTCTTAGCTGATTTTGTTTCCATAGGTAGTTCTGTTGAGTTGTATACGTTCTATTATGTTGACCAAGTACA
Above is a window of Nicotiana tabacum cultivar K326 chromosome 8, ASM71507v2, whole genome shotgun sequence DNA encoding:
- the LOC107772399 gene encoding uncharacterized protein LOC107772399; this translates as MGKEAALLSAFHPKKKPMKKHSSNKKKNQLFSKVLDYLKSDSFMFAPLFSSQLSHFPSAESSSFAPTGIEESKPKEGNDKKLVSEIGDYLKSDTYLYSPLVISQPWDSDDIPAETVQVSKGPVPIQEQIVKKRSGDVIKGRTEKVNEPGRKTVNVVRKDQNMDGIPDARSTMVTRTRVRRETVKHMIYQNC